A genomic region of Gossypium hirsutum isolate 1008001.06 chromosome D01, Gossypium_hirsutum_v2.1, whole genome shotgun sequence contains the following coding sequences:
- the LOC107922473 gene encoding F-box/kelch-repeat protein At5g60570 isoform X1, which produces MVPNTNRRHSSLIFLLSAFRCRNLHCTNRRWRSSSSLEDLEAWTRRAEIMKCCDKVKKYDKVNNSWSVVKRLPVRADSSYGWGLAFKACRNSLLVIGAGGHGGHDDGVIVLHSWNPDEGNRDGQEWNVLAVKARAGTFVYNCAVMGC; this is translated from the exons ATGGTTCCCAACACCAACCGCcggcattcatctttgattttcctCCTTTCCGCCTTTCGTTGTCGAAATCTACACTGCACCAATCGACGATGGCGTTCATCTTCCTCTCTCGAAG ATTTAGAAGCTTGGACCAGGAGGGCAGAAATAATGAAGTGTTGTGATAAGGTTAAGAAATATGATAAGGTTAATAACTCATGGAGTGTTGTGAAGAGACTACCTGTGAGGGCGGACTCTTCCTACGGTTGGGGGCTGGCATTTAAAGCATGCAGAAACAGTTTACTAGTAATAGGAGCTGGAGGTCATGGAGGGCATGATGATGGAGTAATTGTTCTGCATTCTTGGAATCCAGATGAGGGAAACAGGGATGGACAAGAGTGGAATGTGCTTGCTGTCAAGGCACGGGCAGGTACTTTTGTGTATAATTGTGCGGTAATGGGCTGTTAA
- the LOC107922473 gene encoding uncharacterized protein isoform X4, whose amino-acid sequence MVPNTNRRHSSLIFLLSAFRCRNLHCTNRRWRSSSSLEGKDNFCLIHVILIPDLLTFCLAQPLLDNTKMKLSQFCHVEI is encoded by the exons ATGGTTCCCAACACCAACCGCcggcattcatctttgattttcctCCTTTCCGCCTTTCGTTGTCGAAATCTACACTGCACCAATCGACGATGGCGTTCATCTTCCTCTCTCGAAG GGAAAGATAACTTCTGCCTCATTCATGTCATTCTAATTCCTGATCTGCTTACATTTTGCTTAGCTCAG CCATTATTGGATAATACAAAGATGAAACTTTCACAATTTTGTCACGTTGAG ATTTAG
- the LOC107922473 gene encoding uncharacterized protein isoform X3, whose product MVPNTNRRHSSLIFLLSAFRCRNLHCTNRRWRSSSSLEGKDNFCLIHVILIPDLLTFCLAQPLLDNTKMKLSQFCHVEFY is encoded by the exons ATGGTTCCCAACACCAACCGCcggcattcatctttgattttcctCCTTTCCGCCTTTCGTTGTCGAAATCTACACTGCACCAATCGACGATGGCGTTCATCTTCCTCTCTCGAAG GGAAAGATAACTTCTGCCTCATTCATGTCATTCTAATTCCTGATCTGCTTACATTTTGCTTAGCTCAG CCATTATTGGATAATACAAAGATGAAACTTTCACAATTTTGTCACGTTGAG TTTTACTAA
- the LOC107922473 gene encoding CTP synthase 1 isoform X2, whose translation MVPNTNRRHSSLIFLLSAFRCRNLHCTNRRWRSSSSLEGKDNFCLIHVILIPDLLTFCLAQPLLDNTKMKLSQFCHVEVANILNIHYVPNIWHIPLLLRVYSIAVLPFVWNLKIPSLILLFSF comes from the exons ATGGTTCCCAACACCAACCGCcggcattcatctttgattttcctCCTTTCCGCCTTTCGTTGTCGAAATCTACACTGCACCAATCGACGATGGCGTTCATCTTCCTCTCTCGAAG GGAAAGATAACTTCTGCCTCATTCATGTCATTCTAATTCCTGATCTGCTTACATTTTGCTTAGCTCAG CCATTATTGGATAATACAAAGATGAAACTTTCACAATTTTGTCACGTTGAG GTTGCGAACATCTTAAATATTCATTATGTTCCCAACATTTGGCATATTCCTCTCTTACTTAGAGTATATTCTATAGCAGTTCTTCCATTTGTCTGGAACTTAAAGATTCCTAgtctcattcttttattttctttttga